A part of Deltaproteobacteria bacterium genomic DNA contains:
- a CDS encoding TetR/AcrR family transcriptional regulator codes for MPRNLSQDDVDAFRQRLCAVAERLFAQRGFEGVSFRVLADALGVSRMTPYRYFRDKAEIFAFVRTAAYQRFAASQEKGGADESDPAARLLALGKAYVDFALAEPHAYRLMFELGQPDPDGHPELREAELRAWAPLREAVRAAVEAGRLRGDVDLLAHGFWAGVHGLVSLQLAGKLAHGLGLAELVEPLLLQLVSGCSAIESRIEEEPP; via the coding sequence GTGCCCCGGAACCTGTCCCAGGACGACGTCGACGCCTTCCGCCAGAGGCTCTGCGCGGTCGCCGAAAGGCTCTTCGCGCAGCGCGGATTCGAGGGCGTGAGCTTCCGCGTGCTCGCCGACGCGCTCGGCGTGAGCCGGATGACGCCGTACCGCTACTTCCGGGACAAGGCCGAGATCTTCGCGTTCGTGCGCACGGCCGCCTACCAGCGCTTCGCGGCGAGCCAGGAGAAGGGTGGAGCCGACGAGTCCGATCCCGCGGCGCGACTGCTCGCGCTCGGAAAGGCGTACGTCGACTTCGCGCTCGCGGAGCCGCACGCGTACCGGCTGATGTTCGAGCTCGGCCAGCCCGATCCCGACGGCCATCCGGAGCTTCGCGAAGCGGAGCTGCGCGCCTGGGCTCCGCTGCGCGAGGCCGTGCGCGCCGCGGTCGAGGCTGGCCGCCTGCGGGGCGACGTGGATCTGCTCGCGCACGGCTTCTGGGCGGGCGTACACGGACTGGTGTCGCTCCAGCTCGCCGGCAAGCTCGCGCACGGCCTCGGCCTCGCCGAGCTGGTGGAGCCGCTTCTGCTGCAGCTGGTCTCCGGCTGCAGCGCGATCGAATCCCGCATCGAGGAGGAACCCCCATGA
- a CDS encoding NAD(P)/FAD-dependent oxidoreductase gives MTRQDPKLDDHWDVIVIGSGLGGLAAAARLSRTGLRVLVLEQHVFAGGYAHHFLRKVRGTKLVYDFDVALHQTGDLLPGRSVHRLLSELDVLPQLELRRFDIAYRSRGPRHDLQIPADAGAYEALLVETYPAQARGVRDLFQHLREIDAQGADGGPSEAALATLPLTLAELLDAHLRDERIQAIFATIWGYLGLVPAEVSGFLYARMWASYHFGGCFYVKGGGQALSDAFVRVIERNRGRVLLRREVARIDTENGRVVGVQTRRGDRFRAPVVISNASAPLTYHGLLDDARLGAAELPRVDGLPIACSIHQAYVGIRGDAARLGLSDRGAFFMQTYDFEQEREAMLAGDYRKQGYMIGNHDLADPDHSPAGRSILHAAVMADGRLWRDDEAIYRERKRELEAWLVDRLAQAIPDLRERIEVVEVGTPHTMERYSSNPQGSIYGYASSASSHSIHRPEARSSVPGLYLAGAWTFPGPGFSGAMHSGHRTAGLVIEDFEGRPADAA, from the coding sequence ATGACCCGGCAGGACCCGAAGCTCGACGACCACTGGGACGTGATCGTGATCGGATCGGGGCTCGGCGGACTCGCTGCCGCGGCTCGCCTGTCGCGGACCGGCCTGCGGGTGCTCGTGCTGGAGCAGCACGTCTTCGCCGGCGGCTACGCGCACCACTTCCTGCGCAAGGTCCGCGGGACGAAGCTCGTCTACGACTTCGACGTCGCGCTGCACCAGACGGGCGATCTGCTTCCTGGGCGCTCGGTGCACCGGCTGCTCTCCGAGCTCGACGTGCTGCCGCAGCTGGAGCTGCGGCGCTTCGACATCGCCTACCGCAGCCGCGGTCCGCGGCACGACCTGCAGATTCCCGCGGACGCGGGCGCCTACGAGGCGCTGCTCGTCGAGACGTATCCGGCTCAGGCGCGCGGCGTTCGCGACCTGTTCCAACATCTGCGCGAGATCGACGCGCAGGGCGCCGACGGTGGGCCGAGCGAGGCGGCGCTCGCGACGCTTCCGCTCACGCTCGCGGAGCTCCTCGACGCGCACCTCCGCGACGAACGGATCCAGGCGATCTTCGCCACCATCTGGGGCTACCTGGGCCTGGTGCCAGCGGAGGTCTCGGGCTTTCTCTACGCGCGAATGTGGGCGAGCTACCACTTCGGCGGCTGCTTCTACGTCAAAGGAGGCGGGCAGGCGCTCTCCGACGCGTTCGTGCGCGTGATCGAGCGCAACCGCGGGCGCGTCCTGCTGCGCCGCGAGGTCGCGCGCATCGACACCGAGAACGGACGCGTGGTCGGCGTGCAGACGCGGCGCGGAGATCGCTTCCGTGCGCCGGTCGTGATCAGCAATGCCTCGGCGCCGCTCACCTACCACGGGCTGCTCGACGACGCCCGGCTCGGCGCGGCCGAGCTGCCCCGGGTCGACGGCCTGCCGATCGCCTGCTCGATCCACCAGGCCTACGTGGGGATTCGCGGCGACGCCGCCCGGCTCGGTCTCTCCGACCGCGGCGCATTCTTCATGCAGACCTACGACTTCGAGCAGGAGCGCGAGGCGATGCTCGCCGGCGACTACCGCAAGCAGGGATACATGATCGGCAACCACGACCTCGCCGATCCCGACCATTCGCCGGCGGGGCGCTCGATCCTGCACGCGGCGGTCATGGCCGACGGCCGGCTCTGGCGCGACGACGAGGCGATCTACCGCGAGCGCAAGCGAGAGCTCGAGGCGTGGCTGGTCGATCGGCTCGCGCAGGCGATCCCCGACCTGCGCGAGCGGATCGAGGTGGTCGAGGTCGGCACACCGCACACGATGGAGCGCTACTCGTCGAATCCGCAGGGATCGATCTACGGGTACGCTTCGTCGGCGAGCTCGCACAGCATCCACCGGCCCGAGGCGCGAAGCTCCGTGCCGGGTCTCTACCTCGCCGGTGCGTGGACGTTCCCCGGCCCTGGGTTCTCCGGCGCGATGCACTCCGGCCATCGCACCGCGGGGCTCGTGATCGAGGACTTCGAGGGGCGACCCGCCGACGCTGCGTGA
- a CDS encoding Hsp70 family protein codes for MTAYGRRTFGIDFGTTNSALALAEGDGAPRLARFARGGGKTTTAFRSVVYLERASNRSGALRELAGPRAIARYLSVDEPGRLVQSPKSFLAARDFSSTRIFEREYRLEALIAVLLRALIREAEAQLGPLDGPVVVGRPVRFVSARSREDEALALSRLRAAFASAGVADVVFEYEPIAAAYHYERTLSRDELILIGDFGGGTSDFSLLRVGPDARRERARGESGGVLGNAGVPVAGDVFDGKIVRAAVSPALGLGSEFRSIFGTVLPVPRWIYGHLERWHHLSFLRSPRTLSLLHELQRDALEPARLEALIRVVREDLGFPLHRSVERAKLALTREEATRLRFARDPIAIERAIARDEFETWIEPELDALAACVDGLLEGSKIARGDVDRVFLTGGSSLVPAVRALFASRFGVDRVRAGDELVSVASGLALRAQELAD; via the coding sequence ATGACCGCCTACGGGCGTCGCACGTTCGGTATCGATTTCGGAACCACCAACTCTGCGCTCGCGCTGGCGGAGGGAGACGGTGCTCCGCGGCTGGCGCGCTTTGCGCGCGGCGGCGGGAAGACCACGACCGCCTTCCGCTCGGTCGTGTACCTCGAGCGAGCTTCGAACCGAAGCGGGGCGCTTCGCGAGCTGGCGGGGCCTCGCGCGATCGCGCGCTACCTCTCCGTCGACGAGCCGGGCCGGCTGGTCCAGTCGCCGAAATCGTTCCTTGCCGCGCGGGACTTCTCGTCGACGCGGATCTTCGAACGCGAGTACCGGCTGGAAGCCCTGATCGCGGTGCTGCTCCGCGCGCTGATCCGCGAGGCCGAAGCGCAGCTCGGCCCCCTCGACGGGCCGGTCGTGGTCGGTCGTCCGGTCCGCTTCGTGTCTGCACGCTCCCGCGAGGACGAGGCGCTCGCGCTTTCGCGGCTGCGCGCGGCGTTCGCCAGCGCGGGGGTGGCGGACGTGGTCTTCGAGTACGAGCCGATCGCCGCGGCCTACCACTACGAGCGGACCCTCTCGCGCGACGAGCTGATCCTGATCGGCGACTTCGGCGGAGGCACGAGTGACTTCTCGCTGCTCCGCGTCGGTCCGGATGCGCGCCGCGAGCGGGCGCGCGGCGAGAGCGGTGGCGTGCTCGGCAACGCGGGTGTGCCGGTGGCCGGCGACGTCTTCGACGGGAAGATCGTGCGCGCGGCGGTCTCGCCCGCGCTCGGCCTCGGCAGCGAGTTCCGCTCCATCTTCGGCACCGTGCTGCCGGTTCCTCGCTGGATCTACGGCCACCTCGAGCGCTGGCATCATCTCTCGTTCCTGCGCTCGCCGCGCACGCTGTCGCTGCTCCACGAGCTGCAGCGCGACGCGCTCGAACCCGCTCGGCTCGAGGCGCTGATCCGGGTGGTCCGCGAGGACCTCGGATTCCCCCTGCACCGCTCGGTCGAGCGCGCCAAGCTCGCGCTGACGCGGGAGGAGGCGACCCGACTGCGCTTCGCCCGCGACCCGATCGCGATCGAGCGGGCGATCGCGCGCGACGAGTTCGAGACCTGGATCGAGCCCGAGCTCGACGCGCTCGCGGCCTGCGTCGACGGTCTGCTCGAGGGCTCGAAGATCGCGCGCGGCGACGTCGATCGCGTCTTCCTGACCGGCGGCTCGTCCCTGGTGCCCGCGGTGCGCGCTCTCTTCGCGTCGCGCTTCGGGGTCGATCGCGTGCGCGCTGGCGACGAGCTGGTCTCGGTCGCGAGCGGTCTGGCGCTGCGCGCGCAGGAGCTCGCGGACTAG
- a CDS encoding LLM class flavin-dependent oxidoreductase codes for MMRAEERATMASARRRYWGFVSALPAPILSVMARQAEAQGLEGLFAAQVYGPPWIPLAAAAMATERVKLASGIAIAAARSPFETAMAAIDMDRVSSGRFVLGLGASVQSWTRGVFGAPEHKPLAHLRETVAAVRHVIRGAHRGLEPFNGEYYRADFAELQPTAPPVREEIPVWIAALRGPAVRLAAEIADGVMGHPMWSLDWAVEKIQPELRAGLARAGRKREDIDLNLWLWCAPGADEREAIEDARATVAFYAGIEQYESFFAAHGFADVARRLQAEVKRGDVLAHARLVPDEMVRCFVLLGDADRMRAQVERAWTVADSLVLIPPFYAIAPEKLLAYQERLAKLFYAG; via the coding sequence ATGATGCGCGCGGAGGAGAGAGCGACGATGGCCAGCGCGAGACGACGGTACTGGGGTTTCGTGAGCGCGCTTCCGGCGCCGATCCTCTCGGTGATGGCGCGGCAGGCCGAGGCGCAGGGGCTGGAGGGCCTGTTCGCCGCGCAGGTCTACGGCCCGCCGTGGATTCCGCTCGCGGCCGCGGCGATGGCGACGGAGCGCGTGAAGCTCGCCAGCGGCATCGCGATCGCCGCCGCGCGAAGCCCGTTCGAGACCGCGATGGCGGCGATCGACATGGACCGCGTCAGCAGCGGGCGCTTCGTGCTCGGCCTCGGCGCGAGCGTGCAGTCGTGGACGCGCGGCGTGTTCGGCGCGCCCGAGCACAAGCCGCTGGCACACCTGCGCGAGACGGTCGCGGCGGTGCGCCACGTGATCCGCGGCGCACACCGCGGGCTCGAGCCGTTCAACGGCGAGTACTACCGGGCGGACTTCGCCGAGCTGCAGCCCACCGCGCCGCCGGTACGCGAAGAGATTCCGGTCTGGATCGCGGCGCTGCGCGGTCCGGCCGTGCGGCTGGCGGCCGAGATCGCCGACGGAGTGATGGGCCACCCGATGTGGTCGCTCGACTGGGCGGTCGAGAAGATCCAGCCCGAGCTGCGCGCCGGGCTCGCGCGCGCGGGCCGCAAGCGCGAGGACATCGACCTGAACCTCTGGCTCTGGTGCGCGCCGGGCGCCGACGAGCGCGAGGCGATCGAGGACGCGCGCGCGACCGTCGCCTTCTACGCGGGGATCGAGCAGTACGAGTCGTTCTTCGCCGCGCACGGCTTCGCAGACGTTGCGCGCCGCCTGCAGGCAGAAGTGAAACGCGGCGACGTGCTCGCGCACGCGCGGCTGGTTCCAGACGAGATGGTGCGCTGCTTCGTGCTGCTCGGCGACGCCGATCGAATGCGGGCGCAGGTCGAGCGCGCCTGGACGGTGGCGGACTCGCTGGTCCTGATCCCGCCGTTCTACGCGATCGCGCCGGAGAAGCTGCTCGCCTATCAGGAACGGCTCGCGAAGCTGTTCTACGCGGGCTGA
- a CDS encoding nitroreductase family deazaflavin-dependent oxidoreductase: MRGLRRIVVAALVVALAIGIAVMGASELGGEVVTLHTASPDGEVTTRIWIVADAGYAWLRAGVPENGWLLRIDANPEVVVERGGESLRFRAVPVRDDPAIRDRIHQRMRQDYGMADRIVSLLRDGSRSVPVRLDPIAEPVEPD, from the coding sequence ATGCGCGGACTTCGCAGGATCGTGGTGGCCGCGCTCGTCGTCGCGCTCGCGATCGGGATCGCGGTGATGGGCGCCTCCGAGCTCGGCGGCGAGGTCGTCACGCTTCACACCGCGTCGCCGGATGGCGAGGTCACGACGAGGATCTGGATCGTCGCCGACGCGGGCTACGCCTGGCTTCGCGCGGGCGTTCCCGAGAACGGCTGGCTGCTGCGCATCGACGCGAATCCGGAGGTCGTGGTCGAGCGCGGCGGCGAGTCGCTGCGCTTCCGCGCGGTGCCGGTTCGCGACGACCCGGCCATCCGCGACCGGATCCACCAGCGAATGCGCCAGGACTACGGCATGGCCGATCGGATCGTGAGCCTGCTCCGCGACGGCTCCAGATCCGTGCCGGTCCGGCTCGACCCGATCGCAGAGCCCGTAGAGCCCGACTAG
- a CDS encoding PQQ-dependent dehydrogenase, methanol/ethanol family, producing the protein MIRSLCITLALCLAFVPARARAEQDEGELAAEIALPDQGHHWLAEKPVGTSVGPVSQEMLDRGASDPSRWLLYGGNYRNFRHSPIAALTPASAAKLEVAWAFPSGTTGQFEVSPVVYGGVMYVTSSYNRIFALDAKTGALLWRYDHPNPKNLRLCCGPPNRGAAIAGDLVLMATLDAHLLAFDRKTGEIKWSVELASYKEGFSATSAPLVVGDLAIIGIAGGEYGVRGFFDAYDVKTGARAWRHYTIPGEGEPGVETWAGDSWKRGGAPAWTQGAYDAESDTLFWATGNPSPDWNGDDRAGDNLYSDSLLAVDPKTGKLKWYFQFTPHDLWDYDGNTQLFLVDTVVAGKPVKAIAQANRNGYFYLLDRTTGKFLRATKYLEQVNWATIDPVTGRPNVDPKALPGEDTTERICPSNLGGMNGAWTGAYNPELGLAFIPAVEACQIFAKGIAVYSKGMPYLGGLPDTLDANEGKSYGTFSAIDVATGAVRWVYKDRFPLGGGTLSTAGGVVFTGNLTGDALAFDSKTGKEVWRFRMGGGVRSQPIAYQLDGRTYVAIASGSFSALDAFMGGPKNTTEGGTLFVFALPK; encoded by the coding sequence ATGATCCGATCGCTCTGCATCACGCTCGCGCTGTGCCTGGCCTTCGTTCCTGCGAGGGCGCGCGCGGAACAGGACGAGGGCGAACTCGCCGCCGAGATCGCGCTTCCCGACCAGGGCCATCACTGGCTCGCGGAGAAGCCGGTCGGCACCTCGGTGGGGCCGGTCTCGCAGGAGATGCTCGATCGCGGGGCGTCGGATCCATCGCGTTGGCTGCTCTACGGCGGGAACTACCGGAACTTCCGCCACAGCCCGATCGCGGCGCTCACGCCGGCGAGCGCGGCGAAGCTCGAGGTCGCGTGGGCGTTCCCGAGCGGGACCACGGGCCAGTTCGAAGTCTCGCCGGTCGTCTACGGCGGAGTCATGTACGTGACGTCGTCGTACAACCGGATCTTCGCGCTGGACGCGAAGACCGGCGCGCTGCTCTGGCGCTACGACCATCCGAATCCGAAGAACCTGCGGCTCTGCTGCGGGCCGCCGAATCGCGGCGCTGCGATCGCGGGCGATCTGGTGCTGATGGCCACGCTCGATGCGCACCTGCTCGCGTTCGACCGGAAGACCGGCGAGATCAAGTGGAGCGTCGAGCTCGCGAGCTACAAGGAAGGCTTCAGCGCGACCTCTGCGCCGCTGGTGGTCGGCGATCTCGCGATCATCGGCATCGCGGGCGGCGAGTACGGTGTGCGCGGCTTCTTCGACGCGTACGACGTGAAGACCGGCGCGCGCGCCTGGCGGCACTACACGATTCCCGGCGAGGGCGAGCCCGGCGTCGAGACCTGGGCGGGCGATTCGTGGAAGCGTGGCGGCGCGCCGGCCTGGACGCAGGGCGCCTACGACGCGGAGAGCGACACGCTCTTCTGGGCCACCGGCAATCCGTCGCCCGACTGGAACGGCGACGATCGAGCCGGCGACAATCTCTATTCGGATTCGCTGCTCGCAGTCGATCCGAAGACCGGAAAGCTCAAGTGGTACTTCCAGTTCACGCCGCACGATCTCTGGGACTACGACGGCAACACCCAGCTCTTCCTGGTCGACACGGTCGTCGCCGGAAAGCCCGTGAAGGCGATCGCCCAGGCGAACCGCAACGGGTACTTCTACCTGCTCGATCGCACGACCGGGAAGTTCCTGCGCGCGACGAAGTATCTGGAGCAGGTGAACTGGGCGACGATCGATCCGGTGACCGGCCGCCCGAACGTCGATCCCAAGGCGCTCCCCGGCGAGGACACCACCGAGCGCATCTGTCCGAGCAACCTCGGTGGAATGAACGGCGCGTGGACGGGGGCCTACAACCCCGAGCTCGGCCTCGCGTTCATCCCCGCGGTCGAGGCGTGCCAGATCTTCGCGAAGGGAATCGCGGTGTACTCGAAGGGCATGCCGTATCTGGGCGGGCTCCCCGACACGCTGGATGCAAACGAAGGCAAGTCGTACGGAACGTTCTCGGCGATCGACGTCGCGACCGGCGCGGTGCGCTGGGTCTACAAGGATCGCTTCCCGCTCGGCGGCGGCACGCTCAGCACCGCGGGCGGCGTGGTCTTCACCGGAAACCTGACCGGCGACGCGCTTGCCTTCGACTCGAAAACGGGCAAGGAGGTCTGGCGCTTCCGGATGGGCGGCGGGGTGCGCAGCCAGCCGATCGCGTACCAGCTCGACGGGCGCACCTACGTCGCGATCGCCTCGGGCAGCTTCTCGGCGCTGGACGCCTTCATGGGCGGACCGAAGAACACGACGGAAGGCGGCACGCTCTTCGTCTTCGCCCTGCCGAAGTAG